The window TGCGGGGGAATTATTCTAACGCCGACAACTCTAGGAAGCCTCCTACTATCTGTATATAGATAGTTTTAAAAGTATAATTAAAATCACACCACTATGGAGTGTATATTTACATATGGATCCTTAATACTCCCCTCAAACTGACTTAAATATATCTAGAAACTCTTCTTGGTACAATGTATTCACCACTAGGTTTCCTATATATCTTGGTTAGAAAATTTGTTAACTGATCAATAGAATTGATAAATCATTGCGCTTTCTCCCTAAAGAAGTGACAACCAATCTCTATATTTCATTGTGCAAAGTATATTAGCACAATGAAATATACAAAGTACATGTAAACCTCCTTAATAGATTCACCCCTACTCTATTTCGGTCCACAAGAACAGCTTAAGAAGTTAAGAAATCTGGGAAGACAATATGTTAATTACCTCAACTtcatcttctatatctcacaatGCTACTTCTCCTGACTTGTCTAGATTTATGAAAGTTACTACAAAAATTTAATGGATAGTATTATCCTTCTAAAGCCACCTCGATTTATGTATGATTCATGAATTAAGGCTAGATTGGGCACCTCACTACCCACACTGTCAAGATTTCTAAGTCATCTATGGTTATATGGGAGCAAATTGATGCTCAGTTACTTTCTCTCGTATCTATTGCAGTCTATTGATCTCATCCTTATAACTATCTTTTGTTTCTATTCTTACTACAAGACTTAGACGAGGGCTCCTCATATAAGAGACATTTTCGGAGCTTGACATGATTGGTAGTCTGTATTCTATACCAATTACATCAAGGTGACACTGAAATGACCACTCGCATAGATCGTTTTCATGCTCGCCCTATTGATTTTAGAATATATTCTCTATTAGTTTAGATGTTCGAGACTTGTAGGATCTATTTAATAAGCTATTTACTATCTTCTCTATGCAATCTAACCTAAGTTAAGAGCTAGAGAAGTCTCAAATTCTAGGTTGTTCTTCTATTCCTCCTCTATTCAATGTGTAATGTGTATGCTAAGAGCAAGCTAGTTAAGACCAAGAACCTACCGTGAAACAGGGAAGGGTCAGTAGTAGGAACTAAAATTCTATATGAGAAATATGGGTTACAATTTTTCATGTATTTATTTCCGTTCCTTTTTGTATACTTTTGTATTTTTTCAGTCTATTAAAACTATCTACATAACTAACATCAAAATAGCACATCATACATTATATAATTTAGTAGCTTTATTGCTCAAAAAATATTATAACACAATGAGACATGTCTATTAAAAATTAAGTATTCAATTTTAAATAAttctaatttattaaataaaacaTCCAATGAAGTTCAATCTAATAAGCATAATCATGTATCAAAACAATGACAATTAAGATTATCAATATACTGATTGTTGCTACTTTTCACTTCCTCTTGTTCATTTGATCCATTGCCTTCTCTTTAATTCCAAAGCATTGTTCAGTTGCTTTATCTCTTTCATTCAATACCTTTTGAGTAAGTGATATgctatcttcatcttcattattgtCAAGTACACCAAGCCAATTTATTTTGTCGATCTCTTCATTTTCCCATTCATCATCCAAGGTTTTTTCCTTGAAAGTAACATCATTGTATGTCTATCCCTTAATTTGTCTGCctttttattttttgtagtgaCCAACTTAGAACTAACAGATTAACACCGCTCTAGACAGCCTTTCTTATTGGCATTCAAATTCAAGAGCTTGAAAAATACTTGAGTTTGCTGCACCATGTTTGCAACCAGTTGATTGTCATTTGAACTAATAGATTCTAGATCTTGGGATACTCGGATGGCTGGATGAGATACTGCATGTATATTTGGTTATTATGTTTGTTAAAGATATTTGTGTGTGATAATAGGATAGTTTCTTTTAGCCTTGCAGATTCCGTATTACAAGATGTCTTTGGTAGTCCAAATCTTTGCTATTATTATGAAACACAGTACTTTTCtacttggaacaaagatttttCTGATTTGATCAAGAAGCAAAAAATACTGTAAATTTTTGCACCTGCCACTGTTCTGTTATCTTCTTGCTATTGATGGCTGTAGATGCAAATTAGCTCTCATGCATTTTATAACTTCAATTGAGGCAActccatttttcttttccttgcagaTAGTGCTCACCCTTGAAAAATATGGGGTCAAAAACATTGTTGGAATCCAGTATGGATTTCGTGGATTTTGTGATCAGAGTTTACGAGAATTACCAGTAGGAATACCTTTTCTGACTTCCAAATTAAGTATACTTGCTTTATTAGCTAAGTGTTAATAAAGTGCTTTTCACAGCTTTCCCATCAAGTGGTTCAAAACATTAATCTTGCTGGTGGAAGTCTGCTAGGAGTATCTCGTGGAGGGCCTAGTGTAAGCGCCATTGTAGATAGCATCAAGGTATAATTTGTTAATTACTCTATTACTTAGCTAACATGCTGCACAATAGATGATTTTTTatgtctttattattttttattttataaattaaaattatttgtgtCAACTGATCACTTTAGGCTAAGGCAATTGATATGGTTTTTGTGCTGGGCGGAAATGGAACACATGCAGGGGCATATGCAATACATAATGAGGTATTTGGCTACCTCTTCAAGTGATCTAATTGCATGTAATGTTTATAGGTCACGAATTATGATATGGTAGTTATCTTCTCTGCAATTCTATGGGCATTGTGCCAAGCATTTCTCAGAATTTTCTAGTTCACAATTTTTTTCTTGTTTATTGGCTGTACGTTTGATTTGCTGCTCTCTTTTACTAGTGCCGCAAGAGAAAAATGAAAGTGACAATAATTGGTGTCCCCAAAACCATTGATAATGACATTCAGCTTATGGACAAGACATTTGGTTTTGATACTGCTGTAGAAGAAGCTCAAAGAGCAATTAACTCTGCATACATTGAGGTCAGTAACTTATGTGCTGTGTCTATTTTCTCATGACTCATATACCaagaaattatattttctaatttTGTTGCTGTTTTCATTGTAATGTTTAGGCTCACAGCGCATACCATGGCATTGGGATAGTAAAACTGATGGGAAGAAGCTGCGGGTTCATAGCCATGCATGCATCACTTTCCAGTGGTCAAATAGATATTTGCTTAATTCCTGAGGTACACAAAATTCATTTAATATGTCTTACTAATTTCTTCATCAAGTTCTTGAAGTATTGTGTATGCATGAAGGTACCTTTTAAACTTGAGGGACCAAATGGAGTACTACAACACCTCGAGCATTTAATAAGAACAAATGGAAGTGCTGTAATTTGCGTCGCTGAAGGAGCAGGGCAAGTAAGATCATGCCACCAATTACTTTTCATTTCATGTGTTTTCCTCAAGATAAACACTGTTAAGTAGTAACTTTCAATATTCTGTACAGATCTCTTAGTAGTTCTTTAGGTTTTTGAGAAGGTACATTGCACGTTTAGAGTAATCACTAACAAATTCACCTGTTCTGGTTGATACTGATATAATTAAGAAACTCACAATTTTAGATTATATGTGCAGCAAGTGATGATGTCAAAATGGTATCCTAGTTAAGCCATCGGAAAAAGTGTGGCTACAACTGCTTCGCGAATATTGTCTACATTTTTGTGTCTCTAGTTGTTTGAATAAGCCGTGTAGATATGTAGAGAATTGCAACATTGATGATAAACAAAGATTAATAAAAACATAAGCTGTTTCTGTATGATTTACTAGTACTTAATTTTTTGCTCCAGGAATTTTTAAGCAAATCAAATGCAACAGATGCATCAGGAAATGCAATGCTTGGAGATATTGGAGTTTACATGCAACAACAGGTTCATATCTTATTTACAGTATATTTTTTGTTCAAACTAATCTCACTAGTATATGACTCAATCTTGTTCGTGATTTAGGATCATAGCACATAAGCATACTCACAATAGTggatataaaaacatgaatttctgAAATTAGTTCATAGCATATTAGTAAACTAAACTATGCCTATAATTAAAGCAGTGGTGGAATTTAGCACTTTTTATTCTCCATGTTATTATCTATCTACTAAGCATTCAATTTTCTCTTCTATTATAGTCATTCCAGAGGACCCAAGAAATTTCTGCTTCTCCACCTTTCTCCTCCTCTTATAGAAGGAAAAGCACTGTCACATTGTTGCTCATCAAACATTttggcaaaaaaaaattaaaaaaataacatatgTTGTGTGTTTTTGTTTTTAACATAGTTCTACCATAAGTTGTACCTTTTCATTTCCTTATTGTTGATCTCTCTCCATCATATAAGACTTTCCTTGTGATAGTATCATTTACCTTGAAACTGCACCATGTATTTCTGTTAATTATACCATCAACTCTTGTTAGTTCCATATCTAAATTTTTCATTGGGATATTGAAATTGTAAGATGTATAATTATTTTAGTGCGTACTTACCTATCCCATACTAACTATCCTATTACACATATATGATTTTTTCAGATAAAAATGCATTTCAAGAATATAGGTCTTCCAGCAGATATTAAGTACATAGACCCAACATATATGGTACGTGCATGCCGTGCTAATGCATCTGATGCTATCCTATGCACTCTGCTAGGTCAAAACGCTGTAAGTAACACTTTATAAAGTTGTCATATCAATATTTAAATGTACAATACATCTTATCTGAATGCATATTTTGAGGTATATCATAGTTTATGTAATTTCAAAGAAAGTAaaacattataagcatgattgCATGATGCCCTCTATGGATGCTAATTTTGGCTTACAACTAAAAAAAGAATTTcagttttattgtaaaatttttaatataggaTTAAGGTGGACCTCAAAGTTCAGTAAAAACATGGTTGGAAAACTTTTCACCTTATCTTTATCAATTTATCTGCAAAGCTACCTGAATTGGAcataacataaaaatatattgaACCATAACCCTATGAATGAATCTGTCTCTCGGCTAAAGAAACACAATACTAGCTTGTTGTTAATCCGTACACATGTACAACCATAGTAATCTATAAATTATTTGGTGTCATATACATAAAATCTACCTTTTAACTTGTATGATAGTACTATCTCTTTTCACATAGATTATGTTGAAATTTTCTTTCATCTACTTCTCCACACGTTTAATCAAATTTGTTAGAACTAATAGTTTTGTCCTACATAATTCAATTAATAGCCATTACGTGGGTGCCCTATATATCATATGAGTATAATAGTTTTTCCAATCAAAATAATAGTCTTTTCCTTTCAACTTGATATAAGAGCATATTCTCTCCTATGATATAATTCCACTTTTTCAATCacctaagaagaggtttatgTATAAGAGCGACAATTCATATCATGCCATGTCAATCTTTCAAAATATTATCACTTTATCAATCTACATCTTGATATTTTCTTCTTTTGTATGTTTCAAAAATAAATGGAGTTCTAACTCTCTATATTTTGCAATTATTCAGTATTTATCTCTCCTCATTCACAAGTCTAAAACTATAATATTTTAGTTTGAGAGTAATCAAGGATCAAAAGTACAACTCAtgaatatttatattatataaagATAATATCAACTCATACCTTTGTTAGTGTTTTTTAGACCTTTTTCTATTTGATGTAAAAATTTTGATACCAAACACCATGGAGTATTAAAGCTAACAGTTATACTCTCTGATATTTGGACTCGTTTTTCACCGTTCCATACTTCTGTTGCATACAAACACTCAAAACATTAGCACCACAAGTGAACACCCAATACCCCTATTGATcccatgtatttttttttttagaaacaatcatgtcatggttttaaaaagctTGTGAAAGTGGTATTTAGCTGATCGGTCATTATTAaatgccaaaaatatttttattaataaaaattgacAAATATGTAATAATTGTGTGTGTACACACATAAAGTAAACGTTATTACTTGCAAAATAAGTGTATAAGTTAATACTTACAAGctctctaacttagaattttaagtcaatttagttcattaaatttgGTTGAAATGAACCAAATAAAATCTTATTCTGCACATGCAGTCCACGTATGTTAATCGGGTGCATATGCAACTCAAGCATAGGCTTTTAAGACCATCAGTCATGTAGATTTACATCCATGCCAGATATTTGTACTAGATTTTGAGTAACATAGGATATTTTTATTTGTGGACATTAGTAGAGTTAATGATTTAATCTGTAAATTGGTTATGCAATCATTTTTGGTTATTTTTAAGTTCTGCTGagaaaaataatacaattttATTGCCCTTTTTAAACCTctaatttatttttggttatctTTAATCATATATCCACATCCATGCATTCTTTGAATTAACTTATTATGTCTTATTCATCACCTGGTCCATATATAATTGTCTGCTTTTGCTTAAATGTGGCTGATTTCTGATTAGCCTATCTTAATAACTTGTTTTTAGGTTCATGGAGCTTTTGCTGGATTCAGTGGCATCACAACCGGCGTATGCAACACACATCATGTCTACCTTCCCATTCCAGAAGTAATAAGATTTCCTAAGAGTGTTAATCCCAACAGCAGAATGTGGCATCGATGCCTGACATCAACTGGTCAACCTGATTTCCAGTGAAAGTGACTGGGAGTATCATCGGCTTATTTAGATGCCCCTCCAAACCTCATTTTTCTTCTTACAGACACCAGAGTTAACCGCCATGCGGTTAGAAGATTGAAGACTCAACATAGTCATCTCAATTGATCATGTGAAATTATTGATTTTGTGTTAATAAGAATGGAAGAAAACAAACTTAGTTGAGTTCTTAAAGATCTATAGAGAGTGTTGATGTAATTAAAAAGGCCTGATGAATTCATTGTAACTACAATTTCCTTTCTACTAAATTCAAATTTTCTTTATAGGAAGAAGTTACCATCAATTTTGGCTGAGTTGTATTGTTGTAATGAGCAATCATATCCATAATGAATGAACCACACTTAGTTTTCCTGTACCCTTTTTGCTTTGGTTAAAGCAAGTCATGTTTGCCTCAATTCGAATTGACAGTGGTTTTGTCGGGCCATGAACATTCCAGCATCTTTCTTCACGATACCCCAACTTTCCTTTTTCTTGAAAGTGAACAAGATATCACCCAATTCCATTCTCTTTTGCCCTTTAAACAAAGGAGGGCTATCGTGGATGAGAAG is drawn from Zingiber officinale cultivar Zhangliang chromosome 1B, Zo_v1.1, whole genome shotgun sequence and contains these coding sequences:
- the LOC121986238 gene encoding ATP-dependent 6-phosphofructokinase 5, chloroplastic-like is translated as MTSVSSSNNIALVALKKQSRHFKLQLPSFRFNHLKSRRFEGTLKHASYVKDVSAILTKSEIDFKDPNWKQRIQEDFSKQFSLPHLNDILDLKPRPTTFTPKSRGPLDVGNGELKDKSDGYVHDDDRALLKVLKFASPSSAGAECIDPDCSWVEQWVQRAGPRKEIYYEPVEVKAAIVTCGGLCPGLNDVIRQIVLTLEKYGVKNIVGIQYGFRGFCDQSLRELPLSHQVVQNINLAGGSLLGVSRGGPSVSAIVDSIKAKAIDMVFVLGGNGTHAGAYAIHNECRKRKMKVTIIGVPKTIDNDIQLMDKTFGFDTAVEEAQRAINSAYIEAHSAYHGIGIVKLMGRSCGFIAMHASLSSGQIDICLIPEVPFKLEGPNGVLQHLEHLIRTNGSAVICVAEGAGQEFLSKSNATDASGNAMLGDIGVYMQQQIKMHFKNIGLPADIKYIDPTYMVRACRANASDAILCTLLGQNAVHGAFAGFSGITTGVCNTHHVYLPIPEVIRFPKSVNPNSRMWHRCLTSTGQPDFQ